tggtataaacctctgtgaccggtttattgtttgtccgagtcttttacacatttccgttaaatgcttaaaagttgactgtaacgccaattttaatttaaaacgacaatttcggacatgtgaaaggatcataacattgttactgatttctaagcatgtccctaaaatttcttgtcaatccgaggtccagaataggagttatgctaaatagcgcaaattgcgaaactttagtacttaaatagcgcaattagcataacgcctatctaaacccggatttcgacaccaaaacttttactcactgatgtaaaataatattttgggatttttaatatttttaattatttttaacctgctcataacctgcggttacggcaacggttcggtaaataccaaatatacccttttcggccataacttgagttctacaaggtcttttgacccgattccagttgctactgattttaaataataaataaagtattttagactttataaactgttcgggaaactcatatttcctgtagaactccgaaacctcttttataatctttaaaaagaccgaaataccccttcggggcataaaatgaacttaaactcgttacgggcattatggaaggtatcctactgataccacaacctctttaaggcatattgacttaggagaacagtgtaggactcctacggttacccgttacgccttttgcgcgcatagttcggcttatgtaactagtttacataaactagccgaaacgggtcaaaccatattgttttgaccccaaattACAGAGTGTGATTACtatacccctataaaacaagtcttcaaacttgttgggtcgaaatcacattccattcccggttatcgcctttcacgcgattaaaccgtatcaatcctttgaaactgaccggtctaagctacggctaaattaaagacccgttaggattctaataggctattataaaaccttcgttccagattaggaggaccagtaaaagctatctgcaatttatttcaattaaggaattatacttgcaaaggtaaatacttttaacttattttccgttatacgggcttgggttacggtatttaaaataccgcttggtcgggcaattgaccccaactcattagtagttgggtattatcaatgtgacccgtttaaaaacttgttttgttggcttgacgcctttgggggctcaatgaccatgtcccggatatccttggtaacatttacgaatggccacgacctcgacatccgggtgtaggcgtacacccgacattatgtccatgactataaaagtgtagccgttggtttacttgccacggttttatactatgtggcgtgtctattaaactttaacccggcacgactcgggcgaccgaacgcatagtaacatgtaattctttacaagatttgattataaattatcccaagttataaagagtttgtgccttgagcatttaaaccaattttattaaacattttacaaaagtgtcggttgaatgtatttaccagtgtaaactgacgtattttcccaaaaagactaaatgcaggtactatgcgtaattggctgggatttctccttagcatcactagaagtctcgcaagcttaagatgcctgaagtctgttgaacaatacttttgttatttattatttgatcccctgtggattttatttcaacattggtgatactttgatattacacttaacgttgaaatatattatctttatgcttccgctgtgcattcatatatattgtgtggtttgactataatgttgccaactacgtcacggtaatcccccaccgggcccacctgtaataactctcattaacatccataattaggatgataattagtcaataagaaaaccctatttgagacacccaagtaattctgcactaaccctaaaattttcagaacaattggaattaggatcagggcccctaaagcTCAGGGGGGattaaaccctagtgataattatctCAAAAATACGTTGTACAGATTGAAATTCGTTTTAACATTGAGTCAgcaaagctagtcccgaacccagctagcctatataattagaccgcctctcttacggaccgtaagggaaagggcatacggtccgtaagcgtgccaaattttgtgtttaaatagccgacattggcaatTGATTTCAGAAGTTGAGACGACGGCCAAAAGCtttctgtacgtcgagttatcatagtattattacaattaaacacacactgatcacgaagtgctaccgcaaaacagggtaataactcgatcgctattacgattcattttccgaccgatcaatatatccaatggatgtttaagtgctgcccacattgaTACGTGGTCGAATAACGGTGTTCAGTTGTGTCTAAATTTGAGTTTTTACTTGACTTTTTAttccgaatagcctacttttaattagatttgtgttttgcaggtttaatggAGTTTAAgggcttttcgggagctttacaggCCACCAGGAGCAAACgggatcaaccggggatgtgaaatgaacaaaaccgggttaatcatGAAGTTTGGATGTATTTTGGGTgatgttaatggatttaaaatgaatatattggaagatggcatgatagagggctgaattacgagtacgtgggcgaaaacggtgagtaaaacggagctaaaacgaagaagttatgaagaaaacaaaaaggGAGGTTTATAGGCACCGTTGCCGACGCCCagggggccgtcggcgacgccccataggcaccgtcgccgacgcccaggGGGCCGTCGGCGATGCCGCTCCCTGTTGCTCATCGCGAATTCTTGCTTTTTCTTGTTGTTTGACGAGTTTTAAAAGCTTGGTTGACCTATTTACGGGGGGTTACGTTTTTGGCTGCTTTGCACGCAGACCAAGAAAGAAAAAGAGGATTTTTGGTGTTGATGACTTTGAACGTGATGAACGGCTAGCctcttcggtttcaccccggtgtagattattgtaagaattctagggtttatgctttcgtatttgatttgattttgtgacaaattgtttagtatttgaaaccttcgataattgtcttgcatttgtttcgaattcgtaaattgtcgaacgatgttaaaagttatgactttgcgaaatggttatgtgcacttatgccttatcgtaggttaggatttacatgtccgaggtaacgaagtgcattacggtccgttgtctatgacgtcgATAGCAACTGGCACCTAAGCTTCatgatagtaatccgttaatcactatatgcaattgaatcaagttaaaacatgtaggaagcCTAGGTCTTGCAGTAATCGAACCGGGTGTGGAACTCGTCTCTAATTTCTTGTTTTAATCATTTAATAATTTAGTTGCAATTTTAGTTAATCACAAGTGTTTTAGATAATACCCATTGTCGGTTCACTCCGATTTAtttaaaaaccaaacaaataaacaaaaatagcaatcttcataatcattttgtacattatttgtaaatagtctaactaatcgaacgggtcgtgcaatactgaccacatgctcttcgtggattcgatacccgacttaccctagctacctaggtttaattgggtttttgactaatcgagacgacacggtcacgtcaaaatggcgccattgccggggagtgcgtgcgctttgtgtttggatattgtttgaatttgcgtgattaactgtttaaattGTTTAGCTTCTTTTTGcactttgtctttttccttgttacgcggggtgtgttacttgtgcaggttacaggtagtgcatgcatacgcggaaTTCCGGAAGGACTTCAccgttagtctacgaaccggaaatcgaaagagtcgcaagaaggaacctagcaagccggttagaagcaactcttgcttctaatcaaaccaaccaaacaccaccactcacaccgaccattgaaaccgattcaatggcgaaccaAAACTCCAACCCAAACCAGAATCAATATCAATACCGAAGCAATTTCAATCCCGCCCAAAATGTTCAACCCATACctcaagaacaaccgggtggtaacaccaacgctagaccacccactccacctttccgaaaccaaaatcccaataaCTCTCAACGAACACCCCAACCACAAACCCTTCATCGACAAGCCTCATTACCCATCAACCTTGATGACCGGAATGTCAATTCCGACCGTAGAGGTAATCgagatcgcggcaatcccgcgaaTGAAGACCCATTTTTCAACATCGACGACTTGAGAAATGCAATCCCTGATGATGAACCTTATAGTGTGCCCGGTTATCAATCACCggaacatgtaagcattcatacAGAAAATTCAGAGGATGGAGGTTACTTTGATGATCGAGTGGATGACGATGAAGATTGGGGATACATTAATAGGGGTAATGTCTACAATGCAAGAGAGTACGAAGATGAAGAGTttggctatcaaaatgccaaTTACGTTGGGGAGGATGATTATGGTTACGGGAATAGAAGGAATGGCGGTTACGAAAATAACCGCCAACCACGAAACAACcaccaacggaaccggaatgatgggttttacaacaacaacaatgctaaccctaaccggattcctcgtttcgtgggaggtggtCATCAAGGGGGAAACCGAGGTGGAAATCGGAGGGACGATATAAGAGATGTTAGAAGGGATGAGAGGCGAGATGAAAGAAGGAATGATCGACGAGATGATAGGAGGGATAATCGAAGAATGGAGGATCAAGAAGTCAATGGTCCttatcgtcgtcaacaacctccacagggagtaaatgaccgttttAGGCCGATCGTCACCGAGAACTATTCACCCATTGTTTGTGAGCGAAGAATGTTTGACTGTAAACCACATTAtatcaacatacttcctcatttcAATGGGAGGTCTAACAATGAGCCCTACACACATCTTGCGGAATTTTCTTCAGTTTGCAACACTATTGGGGGGCATAACTTTGCGTTAGAAGAAGTTAAACTTCGCTTGTTCCAATTTTCACTAAAGGACAAAGCGAAGCAATGGTTTCTTACACTCCCGGCCAATGGCATCCGCACatggggggaaatgcaacaaGCGTTTTTGGATGAGTACTACTCTATGGCAAAGACCGACGGCGCTCgtgatgaaattaggtcttttcGCCAATTATCGGGAGAATTATTGCATGAAGCCTTCACAAAATTCAAAGAAATGATGTGGAGATGTCCACATCATCAAATTGAGAAGTGGGAATTGGTAAAGTGTTTTGTTCGAGGGTTGGATGACACAACATGGAATCGTCTCGAGTCGACGAGTAACGGGACTCTTTTGAGCAACCATGAAGACGATGATTGGGAATTCTTGGAGCGAATGAGTAAACGTTCGAAAGAGAAAGAGTCGGCCGATCGAGCCAAGAAACATCCTATTTCCCGTtcacttcccgatcttgattcTAAAGATCGGATTTCTACTTTAGAGCGGGAAATGGCTCgaatgaagaagaaagaagtTAATGCGGTCCAGTTTGATGTGTGTGAGGAATGTGGTGATATTGGACATAGAGCAGAACAATGTCCAACAGGACCGGAGgaagtcaatcaagtgtatggagataggaagcaatatgacatgaactccaacacttaccatccgggtttgagaaatcaccccaatTTCCGATATGGTAAcgcttcaaatcaaatgaacccgaacttCCAATCGAATAATCAAGGAGGTCAAAGCGGGTCATCATATCAAAACcatcaaggtggtaaccaaggaggtattcaacgaaattacaaccaagggtaccaaggtgggtATC
Above is a window of Helianthus annuus cultivar XRQ/B chromosome 14, HanXRQr2.0-SUNRISE, whole genome shotgun sequence DNA encoding:
- the LOC110907580 gene encoding uncharacterized protein LOC110907580, with product MRMIDDDDDDVEGMLDLFTLQCRGNRDRGNPANEDPFFNIDDLRNAIPDDEPYSVPGYQSPEHVSIHTENSEDGGYFDDRVDDDEDWGYINRGNVYNAREYEDEEFGYQNANYVGEDDYGYGNRRNGGGHQGGNRGGNRRDDIRDVRRDERRDERRNDRRDDRRDNRRMEDQEVNGPYRRQQPPQGVNDRFRPIVTENYSPIVCERRMFDCKPHYINILPHFNGRSNNEPYTHLAEFSSVCNTIGGHNFALEEVKLRLFQFSLKDKAKQWFLTLPANGIRTWGEMQQAFLDEYYSMAKTDGARDEIRSFRQLSGELLHEAFTKFKEMMWRCPHHQIEKWELVKCFVRGLDDTTWNRLESTSNGTLLSNHEDDDWEFLERMSKRSKEKESADRAKKHPISRSLPDLDSKDRISTLEREMARMKKKEVNAVQFDVCEECGDIGHRAEQCPTGPEEVNQMKKTNEIRDKAHEELAKQVGQLAQEIAQVRGSMGKLPSDTTVNPKHQGFSTSNVRDARVSAVSILLNDEVCSVENIPPPQFVDGVVENIGEESESENEHETISQSKNENVTKNSFCENCLNQLNLLNASKSEERCPPKDEGWENFKQAKINLPLLDDIKKVPAHVECLKGLSIEKRHNKLPKPVDLMSHVSAVLSSALPPKAQDPGDPLIPIQIGTFKIERALLDLGACVSILPGSLYDQYDFGPLKNFDTPVVLADQTPTYPRGMVEDVIVKVDDCYYPVDFLVVDYVGCVGDTQPIVILGRPFLATANAIINCATGTPNYKPSGENIVRDVHDLSVSRAS